The Shewanella sp. NFH-SH190041 genome has a window encoding:
- a CDS encoding FecCD family ABC transporter permease — protein sequence MLSSFSSFKMINIVLIIIMILIILFSLTLGQYPISYSQLALYGIGKQSLSPLDEHIIWSIRLPRIIMALGVGGALAYCGTILQGVFHNPLVDPHIIGVTSGAAFGGTLAILLGFSTFGLMSSTFFFGLLALVVIYILAEVLGKNDRLMLILLGIVLSGVFAALVNLIQYLADTEEKLPSIIFWLLGSFSTVNWHKVGLMWFPLCIVGSVLYRLRWRINILSLGDLEANALGINVSTLRYCILLLTAIIIAAQVAVSGSIGWIGLVVPHLARTLVGADHRRLLPTAFILGAIIMMIVDDIARTLSQAEIPLGIITALFGAPLFIILLAKERAWKK from the coding sequence ATGTTAAGTTCATTTTCTTCTTTTAAAATGATTAATATCGTATTGATTATAATAATGATATTAATCATTTTATTTTCCTTGACTTTGGGGCAATATCCTATTTCATATAGTCAGTTGGCTTTATATGGGATAGGTAAACAGTCTCTTTCTCCGCTAGATGAACATATTATTTGGTCAATTCGATTGCCACGAATTATTATGGCATTAGGGGTTGGCGGGGCACTTGCCTATTGTGGTACAATCTTACAAGGGGTGTTTCATAATCCTTTAGTTGATCCCCATATTATTGGTGTTACTTCAGGTGCTGCTTTTGGTGGAACGTTAGCTATTTTATTAGGTTTTTCTACCTTTGGCTTAATGAGTTCGACATTTTTCTTTGGGCTTTTAGCATTAGTTGTTATTTATATTTTAGCGGAAGTATTAGGTAAGAATGATCGTTTAATGCTTATTTTACTCGGCATTGTGTTGAGTGGCGTATTTGCTGCATTGGTAAATTTAATTCAATATCTTGCTGATACAGAAGAAAAATTACCTAGTATTATTTTTTGGCTTCTAGGCAGTTTTTCGACTGTAAATTGGCATAAGGTTGGTTTAATGTGGTTTCCATTATGTATTGTGGGAAGTGTTCTTTACCGCTTACGTTGGCGAATCAATATTTTATCTCTTGGCGATTTAGAAGCTAATGCCTTGGGTATTAATGTTTCAACACTGCGTTATTGTATCTTATTATTAACAGCAATTATTATTGCTGCGCAAGTTGCTGTAAGTGGTAGCATTGGGTGGATTGGTTTAGTTGTCCCTCACCTGGCCAGAACTCTTGTTGGTGCGGATCACCGCAGGTTATTACCAACCGCATTTATTTTGGGTGCAATCATCATGATGATTGTGGATGATATTGCGCGTACATTGAGTCAAGCAGAAATTCCTTTAGGAATAATAACCGCATTATTTGGTGCGCCGCTTTTTATTATATTGCTGGCGAAAGAACGGGCATGGAAGAAATGA
- a CDS encoding ABC transporter ATP-binding protein, which produces MEEMIMLSVKNLVFGHNTSLCTPISFELAQGCVLAVLGANGRGKTTLLHTLLGSLSPQSGELYYHAKLGYVPQSCQLNFAYTALDVVLMGLAQTIGLFFHPSKSDEDRAYYLLQQFGIESLSTKIFNQLSGGQQQLVLLARALIADAEIILLDEPTSALDFSNQKKVLQCILRLAKQEDKCIIFTTHDPYHAQLVADDCLLLLPEKQWAFSPKDEILNEQMLHNLYGVPLKKFDISSSQKAILPLFDIH; this is translated from the coding sequence ATGGAAGAAATGATAATGCTATCGGTAAAGAATCTCGTTTTTGGCCATAATACTTCATTATGTACGCCAATTTCGTTTGAGCTTGCTCAAGGCTGTGTATTAGCTGTTCTTGGCGCTAATGGGCGAGGCAAAACGACATTATTACACACTTTACTTGGTTCTCTCTCGCCCCAGTCTGGTGAGCTCTATTACCATGCAAAGTTGGGTTATGTACCTCAAAGTTGCCAGTTGAATTTTGCTTATACAGCATTAGATGTCGTATTGATGGGGTTGGCTCAAACCATAGGGCTGTTTTTTCATCCTAGCAAGTCTGATGAGGATAGGGCCTATTATTTATTGCAGCAATTTGGAATTGAATCACTCAGCACGAAAATATTTAATCAGCTATCGGGTGGGCAACAGCAGTTAGTATTATTAGCTAGAGCATTAATTGCTGATGCTGAAATAATATTATTAGATGAACCAACATCAGCTTTAGATTTTTCTAATCAGAAAAAGGTTTTACAATGTATTTTAAGGTTAGCTAAACAAGAGGATAAGTGCATTATTTTTACCACTCATGATCCATATCATGCGCAGTTAGTTGCTGATGATTGTTTGCTTTTATTACCAGAAAAACAATGGGCATTCTCACCCAAAGATGAGATCCTTAATGAGCAGATGTTACATAATCTCTATGGCGTGCCATTGAAAAAATTTGACATTTCTTCAAGCCAGAAAGCAATTTTACCGCTTTTTGATATCCACTAG
- a CDS encoding substrate-binding domain-containing protein encodes MPIIIYAAGSLKSVLTEIAPSLEAISQKSIILHFGPAGLLREKIEQGAPCDLFLSANQAHCRRIINKGIFSYYRDLTRNSLCLTIKKQYFEQEVNWLSYLQHSTLRIATSTPITDPSGDYTWQLFDKIEQQQQGLGNKLKHRVLPLVGGINTIAIPPDHIAATWLLENNYADIFIGYNHYRNIIAQHSALTSISIPDKDNIDIIYGLAYQQKMIAPIVDYLCSTQCQEIFTLYGYKTLL; translated from the coding sequence ATGCCAATTATAATTTATGCTGCAGGTAGCTTAAAAAGCGTATTAACAGAAATAGCGCCTAGCTTAGAAGCTATTTCACAAAAATCAATTATCTTACATTTTGGTCCAGCAGGATTATTACGAGAAAAAATCGAACAAGGAGCCCCTTGTGATTTATTCTTATCAGCCAATCAAGCACACTGTAGAAGAATAATTAACAAAGGAATTTTCTCCTATTACAGAGATTTAACCCGTAATAGTTTATGTCTTACAATTAAAAAGCAATATTTTGAACAAGAAGTCAATTGGTTAAGTTACTTGCAGCATTCAACATTAAGAATTGCAACCTCTACTCCTATAACAGATCCCTCTGGCGATTATACTTGGCAGTTATTTGACAAAATAGAACAGCAACAACAAGGATTAGGGAACAAACTTAAACATAGGGTATTACCCCTTGTTGGAGGAATAAACACCATAGCAATTCCGCCTGATCATATAGCGGCAACTTGGCTATTAGAGAACAATTATGCGGATATTTTCATTGGTTATAATCACTACCGTAATATCATTGCCCAACATTCAGCGCTAACTAGCATATCCATCCCTGACAAAGACAATATCGATATTATTTATGGGTTAGCTTACCAACAAAAAATGATTGCACCCATTGTAGATTATTTGTGCTCCACCCAATGCCAAGAGATCTTCACGTTATATGGTTATAAAACACTTCTCTAG
- a CDS encoding Nramp family divalent metal transporter: MATLTQQTVPVSQSPDATPAPRITQLKHKLLLLGPAFIAAIGYIDPGNFATNIEAGSSFGYKLLWVVLWANLMAMVIQYLSAKLGIVTGKNLAEHLRDRLPRWAVVPYWLQAEVIAMATDLAEFIGAAVGFQLLFGVSLLEGAGITAVLTMGILLFSRKGQKPLELIIGALLLLVAGIYIAELYMAKPAATDFMQGMLIPGFSNPQQIYLAAGILGATVMPHVIYLHSALFGEKTRASTHQRLRSTRTDVILAMTVAGFVNIAIIAMAAAVFHYSGNQHVAEIETAYMTLTPLLGHSAALLFGISLIASGISSSVVGTLAGQVVMQGFVRFAIPLWLRRTITMAPAFVVIALGLNTTEILVMSQVVLSFGIALALIPLLMFTANKDLMGKFHNPVWMQRLGQVIVVLVLALNAYLLYSLIAH, from the coding sequence ATGGCGACTTTAACCCAGCAGACAGTACCGGTTTCGCAATCACCCGACGCCACTCCCGCACCACGCATCACTCAGCTGAAACACAAGCTACTGCTTCTGGGTCCTGCTTTTATCGCCGCCATCGGTTATATCGATCCCGGTAACTTCGCCACCAATATCGAAGCGGGTTCCAGTTTCGGTTACAAACTGCTCTGGGTTGTGCTCTGGGCCAACCTGATGGCCATGGTTATCCAGTACCTCTCTGCCAAACTTGGTATTGTCACCGGTAAAAACTTGGCAGAGCATCTGCGTGACCGTCTTCCCCGCTGGGCGGTGGTGCCTTACTGGTTACAAGCTGAAGTCATTGCCATGGCAACTGATTTGGCTGAATTTATCGGCGCTGCGGTGGGCTTCCAGTTGTTATTTGGTGTCTCGTTGCTGGAAGGGGCGGGGATCACTGCAGTATTAACCATGGGGATTTTACTGTTTAGTCGGAAAGGCCAAAAGCCTCTGGAATTGATCATCGGTGCATTATTGCTGCTGGTCGCCGGTATCTATATTGCTGAACTGTATATGGCTAAACCTGCTGCCACCGATTTTATGCAGGGTATGTTGATCCCGGGGTTCAGTAATCCGCAACAAATTTACTTAGCAGCCGGTATCTTAGGGGCGACAGTGATGCCCCATGTCATTTACTTGCACTCAGCCCTATTTGGCGAAAAGACCCGGGCTAGCACCCATCAACGTCTGCGCTCAACCCGTACCGATGTCATTTTAGCCATGACTGTCGCAGGCTTTGTTAATATCGCCATTATTGCCATGGCAGCTGCGGTATTTCATTACTCCGGCAATCAACATGTGGCTGAAATTGAAACCGCTTATATGACCCTGACACCTCTGCTTGGGCACAGTGCAGCACTACTATTCGGTATCTCACTAATTGCCTCTGGGATTTCGAGCTCCGTGGTTGGTACGCTCGCCGGTCAGGTGGTAATGCAAGGATTTGTCCGCTTTGCCATTCCATTGTGGCTACGCCGTACCATCACCATGGCACCAGCATTTGTGGTTATCGCCCTCGGACTCAATACCACAGAAATTCTGGTGATGAGTCAGGTTGTATTGAGCTTTGGTATTGCACTGGCGTTAATTCCACTATTAATGTTCACCGCTAACAAAGACCTGATGGGGAAATTCCACAACCCAGTATGGATGCAACGCTTAGGTCAGGTAATCGTAGTACTGGTTTTGGCGCTTAACGCTTATCTGCTCTACAGCTTAATAGCACATTAA
- a CDS encoding permease, with protein MATDLLQSVLHIADTFTGMVWQIYWPLAFGLMLSSVLRHILPVDTVVHHLGRTTPKSLLLTTLLGMVSSSCSYAAASLSRTLLIKKASLANAMAFLVASTNLILEMFIVLVSLLGWQFLWGEITGGIILIILVALLFKAYPAAQERALRAKLADNTPPQAVHCDMPMHHTQEATTMDCGMDMSAMSSTSPSMPEHCDMAMPMRHDSNHAAQSSASPSPATSSTPSPLMAKVRRSAGFFQMDIAMIGKEILIGVVISSLLIALMPDNWWRELFIGNNSQLPAALHSALDVVIGIAVAVLAYVCSVGNLLLAAALWHGGISFGGVMGFILADVLTIPMTRVYRNYYGKTPARWMVALLFIAILLTGLLIDWLCWAFGWQLSRESLHTLHQAGFGWNITTLMNLIFIPLSLWYYRLGRQVNGNTMTM; from the coding sequence GTGGCAACTGATCTACTGCAATCTGTGCTGCATATTGCTGACACCTTTACCGGTATGGTGTGGCAAATCTACTGGCCACTAGCGTTTGGGCTAATGCTTTCATCCGTTTTGCGTCATATTTTGCCGGTCGATACTGTGGTACACCACCTCGGACGCACCACGCCTAAAAGCCTACTGCTGACCACGCTACTGGGCATGGTCTCTTCTTCTTGCTCTTATGCCGCAGCCTCTCTTTCAAGAACCCTGCTGATTAAAAAAGCCAGTTTGGCCAATGCCATGGCATTTCTGGTTGCCAGTACGAACCTAATTCTGGAAATGTTTATTGTGCTGGTTTCTCTGCTGGGATGGCAGTTTCTTTGGGGAGAGATCACCGGCGGCATCATCTTGATTATTCTGGTGGCACTGCTGTTTAAAGCTTATCCTGCCGCCCAGGAGCGAGCCCTGCGAGCCAAACTGGCTGACAATACGCCACCTCAAGCCGTTCATTGTGATATGCCGATGCATCATACACAGGAAGCGACAACCATGGACTGCGGCATGGATATGTCAGCGATGTCATCGACATCACCGTCTATGCCAGAGCATTGCGATATGGCAATGCCGATGAGGCATGACAGCAATCATGCAGCGCAATCCTCTGCATCACCGTCGCCAGCAACCAGCTCAACGCCCAGCCCGTTGATGGCCAAGGTTCGCCGCAGTGCCGGTTTTTTCCAAATGGATATCGCCATGATTGGCAAAGAGATCCTCATCGGAGTGGTGATTTCATCCCTCCTGATAGCCCTGATGCCGGATAACTGGTGGCGGGAATTATTTATTGGCAATAACAGTCAACTGCCAGCGGCCTTGCATTCAGCACTGGATGTGGTGATCGGTATTGCGGTGGCGGTACTGGCCTATGTCTGCTCTGTCGGTAATCTACTGTTAGCGGCCGCACTGTGGCACGGGGGCATCTCCTTTGGTGGCGTGATGGGCTTTATTCTGGCTGATGTGCTAACCATCCCGATGACCCGGGTGTATCGCAATTATTACGGCAAAACACCCGCGCGCTGGATGGTGGCCCTACTCTTTATTGCCATCTTACTGACAGGATTGTTAATTGACTGGCTATGTTGGGCGTTTGGCTGGCAGCTATCGCGAGAAAGTCTGCATACTCTGCATCAAGCTGGATTTGGCTGGAATATAACCACCTTGATGAATCTGATTTTCATCCCATTGTCACTTTGGTACTACCGCCTGGGCCGCCAAGTAAATGGCAACACCATGACGATGTAA